The following are encoded together in the Nitrospirota bacterium genome:
- the lon gene encoding endopeptidase La, which yields MANTVIKEERDVEIPTILPILPVRDMVIFPYMILPLFVGREISVKAIDHALATNRMVLLVTQKDINIETPSPEDLYRVGTVGSILRVLKLSDGRLKILIQGLVKARVYRYTKTEAYYIGEIEKIVDEKPAELSVEVEALMRNIKEQMDKSVTLGKPLMPDIMVLIENMDDPGRLADLVASNLVLKAEQAQDLLETMNPIARLKKINDILNREVELLIVQQKIQSDAKGEIDKSQREYFLREQLKAIQRELGEIDEKTEEIQELKGKIEASKMPERVEKEALKQLKRLEKMHPDSAEAGTIRTYVDWLIELPWAKSTQDNIDLKGAKKVLDEDHYDLERVKERILEYLGVRKLKEKMKGPILCFVGPPGVGKTSLGKSIARSLGREFYRMSLGGMRDEAEIRGHRRTYVGALPGRIIQGIKTTGKNNPVFMLDEVDKIGMDFRGDPASALLEVLDPEQNFAFVDHYLGVPFDLSNVMFITTANLIDPIPSPLRDRMEIIPLSGYTSEEKLGIARNYLIPKQLKEHGITGKNIKINDSAVLQITSHYTREAGVRNLERELANLCRKVARKIAEGKEKTYHISAKNLSKYLGVPKFLPEEEMEKDEVGVATGLAWTEAGGDIIYIEATTMKGKGHLTLTGHLGDVMKESAHAALSYIRSRAKHLGINTDLFSKNDIHIHVPAGATPKDGPSAGITMATAIASAFIGKPVSKSTAMTGEVTLRGRVLPIGGLKEKTLAAKRMGIRKVIIPRRNKKDLEDIPKYIKKGMEFVLVEAMDEVLKNTLKDNKREIKAK from the coding sequence ATGGCAAACACAGTTATAAAAGAAGAGCGCGATGTTGAAATCCCGACCATTCTTCCCATTCTGCCGGTCAGGGATATGGTAATTTTCCCATATATGATACTTCCGCTTTTTGTCGGACGGGAAATATCAGTCAAAGCTATTGACCACGCCCTTGCGACTAACCGCATGGTTCTTCTTGTAACGCAAAAAGACATAAATATAGAAACGCCTTCTCCTGAGGACCTTTACAGGGTCGGCACAGTGGGAAGCATTCTGAGGGTATTAAAGCTTTCAGACGGAAGGCTGAAAATTCTCATACAGGGACTGGTCAAGGCGCGCGTTTACAGGTACACAAAGACAGAGGCTTATTATATAGGCGAGATTGAGAAAATCGTTGATGAAAAACCTGCTGAATTGTCAGTTGAAGTAGAAGCCCTTATGCGCAATATAAAAGAGCAGATGGACAAATCCGTAACCCTCGGCAAGCCGCTTATGCCGGACATAATGGTCCTTATTGAAAATATGGATGACCCGGGCAGGCTTGCGGACCTTGTTGCGTCCAATCTTGTTTTAAAGGCTGAGCAGGCGCAGGACCTTCTTGAAACCATGAACCCGATAGCAAGACTGAAGAAGATAAATGACATACTTAACAGGGAAGTTGAGCTTCTTATTGTCCAGCAGAAGATACAGTCCGACGCAAAGGGGGAAATAGACAAGTCACAGCGCGAGTATTTCCTCAGGGAGCAGTTGAAGGCAATACAGAGGGAATTAGGCGAGATAGACGAAAAGACAGAGGAAATCCAGGAACTGAAGGGAAAAATAGAGGCGTCAAAGATGCCCGAGCGCGTGGAAAAGGAGGCGCTGAAACAGCTTAAGCGTCTTGAAAAAATGCATCCTGACAGCGCAGAGGCAGGCACGATCAGGACTTATGTAGACTGGCTCATTGAACTGCCGTGGGCAAAAAGCACGCAGGACAACATTGACCTTAAAGGCGCCAAAAAAGTCCTTGATGAAGACCATTATGATTTAGAGCGGGTTAAGGAAAGGATACTTGAGTATCTGGGGGTCCGCAAGCTTAAGGAAAAGATGAAGGGCCCTATACTGTGTTTTGTGGGCCCTCCGGGTGTTGGCAAGACCTCTCTCGGAAAATCCATTGCGCGGTCGCTCGGCAGAGAGTTTTACAGGATGTCTCTGGGCGGAATGCGGGATGAGGCGGAGATAAGAGGGCACAGAAGGACTTATGTCGGAGCGCTTCCCGGCAGGATTATTCAGGGGATTAAAACAACAGGCAAGAACAATCCGGTATTCATGCTTGATGAGGTGGATAAAATCGGCATGGACTTCAGGGGAGACCCGGCGTCAGCCCTGCTTGAGGTCCTGGACCCGGAGCAAAACTTTGCATTTGTTGATCACTATCTTGGCGTGCCTTTTGACCTGAGCAATGTGATGTTTATAACTACTGCAAACCTGATAGACCCGATACCATCGCCCTTAAGAGACAGGATGGAGATAATACCGCTTTCAGGCTATACGTCTGAAGAGAAATTAGGAATAGCAAGGAATTATCTCATCCCAAAACAGTTAAAAGAACACGGTATCACCGGGAAAAACATAAAGATAAATGACAGCGCCGTGCTGCAGATAACTTCACATTATACGAGGGAGGCCGGCGTTAGAAACCTTGAGAGGGAGCTTGCAAACCTCTGCAGAAAAGTTGCAAGGAAGATTGCTGAGGGCAAGGAGAAGACTTATCATATTTCCGCCAAAAACCTCTCAAAATATCTGGGAGTGCCGAAATTCCTTCCTGAAGAAGAAATGGAAAAGGATGAGGTCGGGGTTGCAACAGGACTTGCATGGACAGAAGCCGGCGGCGACATAATATACATAGAGGCAACAACAATGAAAGGCAAGGGGCATCTGACACTTACAGGGCATTTGGGGGATGTGATGAAGGAATCCGCACATGCCGCCCTGAGCTATATACGTTCAAGGGCCAAGCACCTTGGAATAAACACTGACCTTTTCTCAAAAAACGACATACACATACATGTCCCTGCAGGCGCAACTCCGAAAGACGGTCCTTCTGCGGGAATAACTATGGCTACTGCAATTGCATCGGCATTTATAGGGAAGCCTGTTAGTAAGAGCACTGCAATGACAGGCGAGGTTACGCTTAGGGGCAGGGTGCTGCCGATAGGGGGATTAAAAGAGAAAACCCTTGCGGCAAAGCGGATGGGCATCAGAAAAGTTATTATCCCGCGGAGGAATAAGAAAGACCTTGAAGATATTCCAAAGTACATTAAGAAGGGGATGGAATTTGTGCTTGTTGAAGCCATGGATGAGGTATTGAAAAATACCTTAAAAGATAATAAGAGGGAAATAAAAGCCAAATAA
- the nadB gene encoding L-aspartate oxidase → MSVSTEKVDFLIIGGGVAGLRAAIELAQRGSVLVLTKDNPAESSTGYAQGGIAVALSDEDEVGIHYKDTIKAGNGLCREDAVKALVEEGPGVIRELISWGAQFDKEGSRLAFTKEAAHSRKRILHAHGDSTGKELERVLINKARSFSSVSRHAFAFTMDLIIADGRCIGAVVFRNRELIYIYAKAVVLATGGAGQLFSRTTNPLIATGDGMAIAYRAGALLEDMEFIQFHPTTLYSPSAPQFLLSEAMRGEGAVLKNIRGRRFMPHYHKMAELAPRDIVTRAIISEMVRTNAKHVYLDLRHLDRNFVKKRFPRIYSTCLKFDIDITEDLIPVSPAAHYIMGGVKSNLNGKTNIRGLFVAGEVACTGVHGANRLASNSLLEGLVYGARAGRTAALEAGVGDLGLTFGRKYKNLSITNLQSLTPNPHFDIEKIRTSLRRLMWNKAGIIRCRKSLNTAKAWLKKHDFITKLNFPGRAELELKNMLTVANLIVDSALLREGSSGAHYRSDFKEKGKGWHRHSICRNEKPPWWGNV, encoded by the coding sequence ATGAGTGTTTCAACCGAGAAGGTAGATTTTTTAATAATCGGCGGCGGAGTTGCAGGGCTGAGGGCGGCAATAGAACTTGCGCAGAGGGGCAGCGTTCTTGTCCTCACAAAGGATAATCCTGCTGAAAGCAGTACTGGATATGCCCAGGGCGGGATTGCCGTTGCATTAAGCGATGAAGATGAGGTCGGCATTCATTATAAAGACACCATAAAGGCAGGCAACGGCTTATGCAGGGAAGATGCAGTCAAGGCGCTGGTTGAAGAGGGGCCGGGGGTTATACGCGAGCTTATCTCGTGGGGCGCACAGTTTGACAAAGAAGGAAGCAGGCTCGCCTTTACAAAAGAGGCGGCGCATTCAAGGAAAAGGATACTTCACGCCCACGGCGATTCAACTGGCAAAGAGCTTGAGCGTGTGCTTATTAATAAGGCGCGTTCTTTCTCAAGCGTTTCAAGGCATGCGTTTGCATTTACCATGGATTTGATTATTGCAGACGGCAGGTGCATCGGCGCCGTTGTTTTCAGAAATAGGGAGCTTATATATATTTATGCAAAGGCTGTCGTGCTTGCAACAGGGGGCGCCGGACAGCTCTTCTCACGCACAACCAATCCGCTGATTGCAACCGGCGACGGAATGGCGATTGCATACAGGGCAGGCGCTTTGCTTGAAGACATGGAATTTATTCAGTTCCATCCTACAACCCTTTACTCGCCATCTGCCCCGCAATTTCTTCTGAGCGAGGCGATGAGGGGCGAAGGCGCAGTCTTAAAAAATATCCGCGGCAGGCGCTTCATGCCCCATTATCATAAAATGGCAGAGCTTGCGCCGAGGGATATTGTGACAAGGGCGATCATCTCTGAGATGGTCCGGACAAATGCAAAACATGTCTATCTTGACTTGAGGCATCTTGACAGGAATTTTGTTAAAAAGCGTTTTCCCCGCATCTATTCAACATGCCTGAAGTTTGATATTGATATAACTGAGGATTTAATACCAGTCAGCCCTGCCGCTCATTACATAATGGGCGGTGTAAAAAGTAATCTGAACGGGAAAACAAACATAAGAGGTCTTTTTGTTGCCGGAGAGGTGGCCTGCACAGGCGTTCACGGCGCAAACCGCCTTGCCTCAAACAGCCTTCTTGAAGGACTTGTTTACGGGGCAAGGGCTGGAAGAACAGCAGCATTAGAAGCAGGGGTTGGGGATTTGGGGTTAACGTTTGGCAGAAAATACAAAAATTTATCAATCACCAATCTCCAATCCCTAACTCCTAACCCCCATTTTGACATTGAAAAAATAAGAACTTCTCTCAGGCGGTTAATGTGGAATAAGGCAGGGATTATTAGATGCAGGAAGTCTTTAAACACTGCAAAGGCATGGCTTAAGAAACATGATTTTATTACAAAGCTGAATTTCCCCGGCAGGGCAGAGCTTGAGCTTAAAAACATGCTTACCGTTGCAAATCTAATCGTAGACTCAGCGCTTTTAAGGGAAGGCAGCTCTGGGGCACATTACCGCTCTGATTTTAAGGAAAAGGGCAAAGGCTGGCACAGACACAGCATATGCCGGAATGAAAAACCGCCCTGGTGGGGCAATGTGTAA
- a CDS encoding PxKF domain-containing protein, with protein sequence MNFSKRSLPLKFIVLLFCVLLPSISAYASDWLISTPDSDGSIGWDTSIAVDSNNKVQISYYDETNGDLRYATNASGGWVTVTIDAEGDTGWLTSIAVDSDNKVHISYYDNTNHNLKYATNAEGTWVTTTVDSSGNVYWFNALALDSNNKAHISYWDGINWDLRYATNAGGSWVTTAVDFEGEVGSSCDIAVDSRDKVHISYRDSYNSTLKYATNAGGSWTTTTIDPNEFSGWFSSIAVDSNNNVHISYYDDINSVLKYATNAGGNWTTATVDADGYVGWYTSIAVDSGDNAHISYFDWGNADLKYATNASGVWVAETIDSEGFVGGFTSIDLGAGNSVHISYYDWLNSDLKYAVKASAVVDNDNDGYASDTDCNDNDPTINPGALEICDGKDNDCDGSVDENYVFGGFRQPLNQNGSNTFNSGRTIPVKITLADCAGQEISSAAVTIAVYRITASGTEEAVPVFSSGNANTGNLFRHDAAGGQYIYNLSTKNYMTGNYRIYAVLDDGSKYSVNILLQ encoded by the coding sequence ATGAATTTTAGCAAAAGGAGCTTGCCCTTAAAATTTATCGTATTACTGTTTTGTGTTTTATTGCCCAGCATCAGCGCATATGCGTCTGACTGGCTTATCAGCACACCGGATTCTGACGGGAGTATTGGCTGGGATACGTCAATAGCCGTTGATTCAAATAATAAGGTGCAGATCAGTTATTATGATGAAACAAACGGCGACCTCAGATATGCCACAAATGCATCCGGCGGCTGGGTTACTGTAACCATTGATGCAGAAGGCGATACAGGCTGGCTGACATCAATAGCCGTGGATTCAGACAACAAGGTGCATATAAGCTACTATGACAATACAAATCATAACCTTAAATATGCTACAAACGCTGAAGGGACCTGGGTCACAACCACAGTGGATTCTTCAGGAAACGTTTACTGGTTTAATGCGCTGGCCCTTGATTCAAACAACAAGGCGCACATAAGTTATTGGGACGGCATTAACTGGGACCTTAGATATGCCACGAATGCCGGAGGAAGCTGGGTCACAACAGCAGTAGATTTTGAAGGTGAAGTCGGCAGTTCCTGCGACATAGCAGTGGATTCCAGAGACAAGGTGCATATCAGCTACCGCGACAGCTATAACTCCACACTCAAATATGCCACAAATGCCGGAGGAAGCTGGACAACCACAACCATTGACCCTAATGAATTTTCAGGATGGTTTTCCTCCATAGCCGTTGATTCAAACAACAACGTGCACATAAGCTACTATGACGACATAAATTCCGTACTTAAATATGCCACAAATGCAGGCGGAAACTGGACAACTGCAACCGTTGACGCAGACGGCTATGTAGGCTGGTACACCTCCATAGCAGTGGATTCCGGAGACAATGCGCATATCAGCTATTTTGACTGGGGCAATGCTGATTTGAAATATGCAACAAATGCCTCAGGTGTGTGGGTTGCTGAAACGATAGATTCTGAAGGGTTTGTGGGCGGTTTTACATCTATAGATTTAGGCGCCGGTAACAGTGTGCATATCAGCTATTATGACTGGCTCAATTCTGACCTTAAGTATGCGGTAAAAGCCTCTGCGGTGGTTGACAATGACAATGACGGCTATGCCTCTGATACAGATTGCAACGACAACGACCCTACAATTAACCCCGGTGCTTTGGAAATCTGCGACGGCAAAGATAATGACTGTGACGGCTCGGTAGATGAAAATTATGTATTCGGCGGCTTCAGACAGCCGTTAAATCAGAATGGTTCAAACACATTTAATTCAGGCAGGACAATACCGGTCAAAATTACACTTGCAGATTGCGCGGGTCAGGAAATATCTTCTGCCGCGGTAACAATCGCTGTTTACAGAATCACGGCTTCAGGAACCGAAGAAGCAGTGCCTGTTTTCTCATCAGGGAATGCCAATACCGGGAATCTTTTCAGGCATGATGCGGCCGGAGGGCAATACATCTACAATTTAAGCACTAAAAATTATATGACAGGAAATTACAGGATTTATGCAGTACTTGATGACGGCAGTAAATATTCAGTAAACATTTTACTGCAATAA